In Struthio camelus isolate bStrCam1 chromosome 4, bStrCam1.hap1, whole genome shotgun sequence, a genomic segment contains:
- the BOD1L1 gene encoding biorientation of chromosomes in cell division protein 1-like 1 isoform X7, which translates to MASNSQPQPPPPPPPPPPPQQQPPLPGAGAAGGGGTAEPELVSMIVNHLKSQGLFDQFRRDCLADVDTKPAYQNLRQRVDNFVSNHLATHTWSPHLNKNQLRNNIRQQVLKSGMLESGIDRIISQVVDPKINHTFRPQVEKAVHEFLATLNHKEEAGPSTAPSEEKTDASITVQGVSTTAPSGNVASDAMSILETITSLNQEASAARASTENSNSKNNDKVAKRLLSQQSVDGSTERERSAEDLSDREKAICDLSGEGAETFEKCEDLNELPCQSEEIKNSAKDSNSLTSTSKEIHQESEDQKSKLVDKCDKKPDSIEKGERRKEKKEKLEKKSDHSKKTDDTTKPKEEKQVRESEPLKQLVAEKTSNKHKTTESTKEEHALIDSDMDVLSDITVSSVHTSDLSSFEEESEEEAVISDSTEEGEITSDDEEEKNSHSKTKSQTNELSDGKAKPVRHAYVRKPFLYSKYFSDSDDERTVEQRRQSIAKEKEERLLRRQINRERLEEKRKQKAAEKTKSLKTGNQNAKGIGGKSGLNLEEHSARSLESKVTGTSIKDVLKEQKFLEKKVALSRKRKRDSRRVEDSWKKKYEPSEDDSKEMQKTNETCEKNSLKELKHNHGKSEISKPLRRLSESVHSTDENKSDSKVEKEHKRKMSTTLQAEGSQQDSEIKDSKKQLDRAEVNTEELQKQKSLFKNEKHPKKDSDTEIQHIRNTTKKEAKSYRDKNEKERTALEDKPSLKHKYKGDSIHKTSEDIELHSFERGLKGEDGAQKHNQQIKVSSDDKSERKNKHRSERKLSVTGKDGKNISECSLKAEELLRKDTKKDRHLSTEKSRAEYKSKRSLSDSRPQKDSISASKQPASALHKRSESYSEDKHEIDSPNSDCNLKQEDNVHKDRRRSKSVVEDKFLLKSKSKSHNKQSKATETELQESLAKQEAGQKLDKDKSMEENDSEKQHKSKNEDKICEESGVVFEFESGVQSTQGSQKDFSHRVKLHSGERGSVKEKYRSDKDAGNSRLERKFSEGHKSRSLKHSNKEMKKKEENSKLEDKDVKETDSSHEKVLGIIVAIDKKSSKKILCENRKGNTSNQDMQAGEEKQSATITSHTPAPQKSSTNSDDLYSAHERELMELDLEEAKVQAVSKIEGKSVHNSFPAIDAKNATKEKISLPVSNMELKCSLADLEACESQFLDAIEKTVKQENIPDKDTGALDTLSRQTSMDQGPNKQGAYQMSIVYETTGRILLNAPSKDQASEDSKKPKNFKTVINPSVDNDPLAINCSRQDAAGVKSMDMDTSDFTDSLSSVSKEECPNSDETSLFKDAFILKNNAAQAVYMEQGGAALSSFVKDDGNYALMDSTEKDGEVPLPDEQAMEGSRADLRSQEDYDKATKLESPQRSEFKMKNESLINDVTEGCGDATAKEFVLTNLKRKERECLNTDPSSKGERSMMMDIMKNNAVHDAGGMIQSSSVLAPIRVPEETVKESVIASREEGTGMTGMEDKNESNAVGTSAGSNKLSLLHSSLQTTTATVIGTSAETMESTVTASSTGEGRAEGASHSEKESDATTTCSEEESEVTLICTSIEADEGFTTGIWVKSSEGGSFITGTDVGECTVTAAEEGGSGVVTEGLAESESFLTSTKEENEECSMVDAEESGKGSVNASGVEIEDSVNSAGVEEKDDAVTSAGSEEKRKTSACGDAGKFESSVSCLGEVESDGAVTSAGTETGEGSTSDDNSGEFSSGMTRAGQVKEHEGTVTCTGAEERSRNFIICSVTGTDAQGESAVTGACTEIDTNNSATSGTSSDKCEDTINGESAVTSTGITPEDDAEISAVCTGLEDSNEGFAVCLDAEKCESLMDSTRAKEEANVTMISAGPCDDEGFVTSTGSKEEDEEDEGIVTSTGRGNEEIEHASTCTGMESENALICIGAEEGESSIICIVAEQMEAESGVAGTNINKLTVDSMTSVEKEGSHGTAGKNTKGIVESSVTSASTAEDGALTAHTGEQEHALTPLDAEECEGPMTSAMTVQDKSQSGTVEEHENAMMSFGSRGLDGSISSAVPEEDENSLIPADKEEKIKGDVISTSTVEESDAPLHSAMDAEEGPLAVVRANESGESSMVLIDAEETEVPMPSTATEFKESVHAFSSKQEKDECTMISTSIVEEFETPMSSAAVEYDGQLPSVRTEEMNENTVVSIDMEIYEVPMPSASSAGDDDESHPTASGKEEKDECAMISTSVVEEQVILMSDEVTEEAVQHISHTESKNETVMISTSTAECFEAPMSSVGVQDENKLTASETEGRYEAAMITTSVTEECEIVLISAAPQAEGQLIVAEGDEDAIISPNASEDCKIVETSATVEEQFELAAFNADAKSKGSVIFVGDCGTPVLRVATNSEDQHTASSIGDKEEGAVITLSTMEECDSLFTFAVIEESQLAAESTEVKDKSEQIFNTANQIECILSTTSPEKSNNSLLVIGRENETSDNIVKGESLASQTTAENEITETDENSVNLLSVAEALCVEISTETAVSASPSTEANEDDEEAEDDVSHEDVASGLSCVISEAAMENETLRNINYKFNSNLLLESDFSEIRTPLPRAQALSLVSPNAVTVNTNHGEVTIEAELGGKSDFSVLHVEELYESDDKTNLVKIDDIGIEVTFQKNSTTFNSGNNAALPNLAEELEFETNLRTEEPQQHESPRSEGVYVELRTKEFPKVDLQQRNIDVEEETIRVENMDHQITEEHGRRGMKSNIADIEKCNQLVARDVRKDDEQSQCSKTKPNSIKEVISGDTTEVSEEIDVKRTPPKSDVEEKDEFITKQETTEKVKQNLESNASLVEENQPIVVKRKRGRPRKYPLEPVQPGGGESKADMSTGNQSPTFVGKGKAPQTETLEPERKRRKLALAEEELKEQEEGEEDDGEDDDETCSGATTRSATRLETQRKQPSKPTTRAASKGSSPSSLSPRTQQKLAGKKRSPSDTKINKSPPLTQLKVQSTKRKREGSPTLVRRKGQQKADETPIKKAKR; encoded by the exons atGGCCAGCAACTcccagccgcagcccccgccgccgccgcccccgccgccgcccccacagcagcagccgccgctgccgggggccggggccgccggaggGGGCGGCACGGCGGAGCCCGAGCTGGTCTCCATGATCGTCAACCACCTCAAGAGCCAGGGGCTCTTCGACCAGTTCCGCCGCGACTGCCTGGCCGACGTGGACACCAAG CCTGCGTATCAGAATTTGAGACAACGTGTCGACAACTTTGTTTCTAATCATTTGGCAACTCATACCTGGAGTCCTCATCTGAACAAGAACCAGCTGAGAAATAACATTAGGCAGCAGGTTCTCAA GTCTGGAATGTTGGAATCTGGAATTGACAGAATTATTTCTCAGGTTGTGGACCCAAAGATCAACCACACATTCAGACCTCAGGTGGAAAAAGCTGTCCATGAATTTTTAGCCACATTGAATCACAAAGAGGAGGCAGGCCCCAGTACAGCTCCAAGTGAGGAGAAAACAGATGCTTCTATTACAGTACAAG GTGTCTCTACTACTGCTCCTAGTGGCAATGTAGCTAGTGATGCAATGTCCATTTTGGAAACAATAACATCTCTTAACCAAGAAGCAAGTGCTGCCAGGGCTTCAACAGAGAACTCAAATTCCAAGAACAATGACAAAGTTGCAAAAAGACTCTTATCTCAGCAGAGTGTTGATGGTAGCACTGAGAGAGAGCGAAGTGCAGAGGACTTGTCAGACAGAGAGAAAGCAATTTGTGATCTTTCTGGAGAAGGAGCTGAAACATTTGAAAAGTGTGAAGATTTAAATGAGCTTCcctgtcaaagtgaagaaataaaaaattcagcAAAGGATAGTAATAGTTTAACTTCTACAAGTAAGGAAATTCATCAAGAAAGCGAAGACCAAAAGAGTAAATTAGTAGATAAATGTGACAAGAAACCAGACAGCAttgagaaaggggaaagaagaaaagaaaagaaagaaaaacttgagAAGAAGTCTGACCATTCAAAGAAAACGGATGATACTACAAagccaaaagaagaaaagcaagtgaGAGAGTCAGAACCACTGAAACAGTTGGTTGCAGAAAAAACCAGCAATAAGCATAAAACAACTGAAAGCACAAAAGAAG aaCATGCTTTGATAGATTCAGATATGGATGTACTCAGTGACATCACTGTCAGCTCTGTCCATACCAGTGACCTTTCCTCTTTTgaagaggagagcgaagaggaagcTGTAATTTCTGACAGTACCGAAGAGGGGGAGATCACATCAGACG atgaagaggagaaaaacagtcaTAGTAAGACAAAGTCTCAGACTAATGAGCTAAGTGATGGGAAAGCCAAGCCTGTTCGTCATGCTTATGTTCGCAAGCCTTTTTTGTACTCCAAGTACTTCAGTGATTCTGATGATGAACGAACTGTAGAGCAACGCCGTCAGTCCATT gccaaagaaaaagaagagagactcCTAAGACGACAAATAAACAGGGAGAGGCTTGAAGAAAAACGTaaacagaaagctgcagaaaaaacaaaatccctgAAAACTGGAAATCAAAATGCTAAAGGTATAGGAG gaaaaagtgGCTTGAACTTGGAAGAACATTCAGCAAGAAGTCTCGAGTCGAAAGTTACTGGTACCAGCATCAAGGATGTGcttaaagaacagaaatttttagaaaaaaaagttgccctgagcagaaaaagaaaaagagattcaaG GCGTGTTGAAGATAGttggaaaaagaaatatgagCCATCTGAAGATGACtctaaagaaatgcaaaagacaaATGAG ACTTGTGAAAAAAATTCGTTAAAAGAACTGAAGCATAATCATGGGAAAAGTGAGATATCTAAACCTCTTAGAAGGCTTTCGGAATCAGTGCATTCAACTGACGAAAACAAAAGTGATTCTAAAGTGGagaaagaacataaaagaaaGATGTCCACCACTCTTCAGGCTGAAGGAAGCCAGCAGGACAGTGAAATAAAGGATTCAAAAAAACAACTGGATAGAGCAGAAGTTAATACTGAAGAACTACAGAAGCAgaaatctctctttaaaaatgaaaaacatcccAAAAAAGATAGTGATACAGAAATTCAACATATCAGAAATACTACCAAAAAAGAGGCCAAGTCTTacagagataaaaatgaaaaggagagaacTGCTTTGGAAGATAAACCTTCTTTAAAGCACAAATATAAAGGAGACAGCATTCATAAAACAAGTGAGGATATTGAACTCCATTCTTTTGAGAGAGGCTTGAAAGGAGAGGATGGTGCTCAGAAACATAATCAGCAAATAAAAGTTTCCTCAGATgacaaatctgaaagaaaaaataaacacagaagtgAACGGAAATTATCAGTAActggaaaagatggaaaaaatatttctgaatgtagTTTAAAAGCTGAAGAGTTACTACGTAAAGATACTAAAAAAGACAGACATCTTTCAACAGAAAAATCAAGAGCAGAATACAAATCTAAAAGGTCCCTGAGTGATTCTAGGCCACAAAAGGATTCCATAAGTGCCTCAAAGCAACCTGCTTCTGCATTGCACAAAAGGAGCGAAAGTTACTCAGAAGATAAACATGAAATAGATTCACCTAACTCTGATTGCAACTTGAAACAAGAAGATAACGTTCACAAAGATAGACGACGATCTAAGAGCGTTGTAGAAGACAAGTTTTTGTTAAAGTCTAAGTCAAAGTCTCATAATAAACAATCCAAAGCAACTGAAACAGAATTACAGGAAAGCTTAGCAAAGCAAGAGGCTGGTCAGAAACTGGATAAAGATAAAAGCATGGAAGAGAATGACTCAGAAAAGCAACACAAATCCAAGAACGAAGATAAAATTTGTGAGGAAAGTGGTGTTGTGTTTGAGTTTGAAAGTGGTGTACAGTCAACTCAGGGATCGCAAAAAGACTTTAGTCACAGAGTTAAGTTACATTCAGGAGAAAGAggatctgtaaaagaaaaatacaggagtGATAAAGATGCAGGCAACTCCAGACTAGAAAGAAAGTTCTCTGAAGGTCACAAAAGCAGAAGCTTAAAGCATAGTAACAAGGAaatgaagaagaaggaagagaacagTAAATTAGAGGATAAAGACGTTAAAGAAACAGATAGCAGTCATGAAAAAGTTTTGGGCATCATAGTGGCAATAGATAAGAAATCAAGTAAGAAGATATTGTGTGAAAATAGAAAAGGCAATACATCAAACCAAGATAtgcaagcaggagaagaaaagcaatcaGCAACTATAACCAGTCATACTCCAGCCCCCCAAAAGTCGAGTACGAATAGTGATGACCTGTATTCTGCCCATGAGAGAGAGCTGATGGAACTTGATTTAGAAGAAGCAAAAGTACAGGCAGTATCTAAAATCGAAGGAAAAAGTGTTCATAATTCATTCCCAGCCATAGACGCcaaaaatgcaacaaaagaaaaaatatctctcCCAGTTTCAAATATGGAATTAAAATGCAGCTTGGCAGATCTTGAGGCTTGTGAATCTCAGTTTCTGGATGCAATTGAAAAAACTGTTAAACAAGAAAACATCCCTGATAAAGACACTGGTGCCTTAGATACTTTGTCCAGACAAACTTCCATGGATCAAGGACCCAATAAACAAGGGGCTTATCAAATGAGCATTGTATATGAAACAACTGGTAGAATCTTGCTGAATGCTCCCAGTAAGGATCAAGCTTCAGAAGACAGCAAAAAAccaaagaattttaaaactgtgaTAAATCCTAGTGTAGATAATGATCCTTTGGCAATTAATTGTTCCAGACAAGATGCTGCTGGTGTGAAGTCCATGGATATGGATACCTCAGATTTTACAGATTCCTTGAGTAGTGTGTCTAAAGAAGAATGCCCAAATTCAGATGAGACTTCTTTGTTTAAAGatgctttcattttgaagaacAATGCAGCACAGGCTGTGTACATGGAACAAGGTGGTGCTGCACTAAGTTCTTTTGTGAAAGATGATGGCAATTATGCCCTGATGGACAGCACAGAAAAAGATGGTGAAGTGCCCCTACCTGATGAACAGGCAATGGAAGGCAGTAGAGCTGATTTACGTAGTCAAGAAGATTATGACAAAGCAACTAAGTTAGAGAGCCCTCAAAGAAGtgagtttaaaatgaaaaatgaaagcttgatAAATGACGTAACTGAAGGTTGTGGAGATGCAACAGCAAAAGAATTTGTCCTAACAAacctaaaaagaaaggaaagagaatgctTGAATACAGACCCTTCTTCAAAGGGAGAAAGAAGCATGATGATGGATATCATGAAAAACAATGCGGTGCATGATGCTGGTGGTATGATTCAATCTTCCTCTGTGTTAGCGCCCATAAGAGTTCCAGAAGAAACAGTCAAAGAGTCTGTTATAGCTAGTAGAGAAGAAGGGACTGGCATGACTGGCAtggaagataaaaatgaaagcaatgcaGTAGGTACCAGTGCAGGAAGTAATAAACTTAGTTTGTTGCACAGCAGCCTTCAAACAACTACGGCCACTGTAATAGGAACTAGCGCAGAAACAATGGAAAGCACTGTAACAGCCTCTAGtacaggagaaggaagagctgaggGAGCATCACattctgaaaaggaaagtgaTGCTACAACCACTTGCTCAGAAGAAGAAAGTGAGGTGACATTAATTTGCACAAGCATAGAAGCTGATGAAGGCTTCACAACAGGCATCTGGGTAAAAAGTAGTGAGGGAGGCAGTTTCATCACAGGAACAGATGTTGGTGAGTGTACTgtcacagcagctgaagaaggcgGTAGTGGTGTTGTCACTGAAGGGTTAGCAGAAAGTGAAAGTTTCCTAACTagtacaaaagaagaaaatgaagagtgcAGTATGGTTGATGCAGAAGAAAGTGGTAAAGGTTCAGTCAATGCAAGTGGAGTAGAAATTGAAGACAGTGTGAATAGTGCTGGAGTGGAAGAGAAGGATGATGCTGTAACTAGTGCAGGCTCTGAAGAAAAGCGGAAAACTTCAGCTTGTGGAGATGCTGGCAAATTTGAAAGTTCCGTATCCTGTTTAGGTGAAGTAGAGAGCGATGGTGCTGTAACCAGTGCAGGGACAGAAACAGGTGAAGGATCCACAAGTGATGACAATTCAGGTGAATTTAGTAGTGGCATGACAAGAGCTGGCCAAGTGAAAGAACATGAAGGTACTGTGACTTGCACAGGTGCAGAAGAAAGAAGTCGTAACTTTATAATCTGCTCAGTGACTGGTACAGATGCCCAAGGAGAAAGCGCTGTAACGGGTGCATGTACTGAAATAGACACAAACAACAGTGCTACAAGTGGAACTAGTAGTGACAAATGTGAGGATACTATAAATGGTGAAAGTGCAGTGACCAGCACAGGCATAACTCCAGAAGATGATGCTGAAATTTCAGCAGTCTGCACAGGGCTAGAAGACAGCAATGAAGGGTTTGCAGTTTGTTTGGATGCTGAAAAATGTGAAAGTCTAATGGACAGTACAAGAGCAAAGGAAGAAGCCAACGTCACTATGATCAGTGCAGGCCCTTGTGATGATGAGGGTTTTGTGACTAGTACAGGCTCaaaagaggaggatgaagaagatgAGGGTATTGTGACCAGTACtggaagaggaaatgaagaaattGAGCATGCTTCTACTTGTACAGGAATGGAAAGTGAGAACGCACTAATTTGCATAGGTGCAGAAGAAGGCGAAAGTTCCATTATCTGCATAGTCGCTGAACAaatggaagcagagtcaggagtgGCTGGCACGAATATTAATAAGCTCACTGTTGACAGCATGACAAGTGTGGAGAAAGAAGGTAGTCATGGCACAGCCGGCAAAAATACTAAAGGGATTGTTGAAAGCAGCGTAACCAGTGCAAGTACTGCAGAGGACGGTGCCCTGACAGCACATACGGGAGAACAGGAACATGCCCTGACTCCATTAGATGCTGAGGAATGTGAGGGTCCTATGACTAGTGCTATGACAGTGCAAGATAAGAGTCAATCTGGCACAGTAGAAGAGCATGAGAATGCCATGATGTCCTTTGGCAGCAGAGGACTTGATGGCTCTATAAGTAGTGCAGTTCCAGAGGAAGATGAGAATTCTCTTATTCCTgctgacaaagaagaaaaaattaaaggtGATGTTATCTCTACTAGTACAGTGGAAGAAAGTGATGCTCCTTTACATTCAGCCATGGATGCTGAGGAAGGTCCACTCGCTGTTGTAAGAGCAAATGAAAGTGGGGAAAGCTCTATGGTCTTAATAGAtgctgaagagacagaggtgcCCATGCCCAGTACAGCTACAGAATTTAAAGAGAGTGTACATGCTTTTAGCAGTAAGCAAGAAAAAGATGAGTGTACTATGATATCCACAAGTATTGTGGAGGAATTTGAGACTCCGATGTCGAGCGCTGCTGTTGAATATGATGGCCAGCTCCCCTCTGTGAGAACAGAAGAAATGAATGAGAATACTGTGGTTTCTATAGATATGGAAATATATGAGGTTCCTATGCCCAGTGCATCCAGTGCAGGAGATGATGACGAAAGTCACCCAACTGCTAgtggtaaagaagaaaaagatgagtGTGCTATGATTTCCACAAGCGTTGTGGAAGAACAAGTAATTCTCATGTCTGATGAAGTCACGGAAGAGGCAGTTCAACATATCTCACACACAGAGtcaaaaaatgaaactgtaatgATCTCTACAAGTACAGCAGAATGTTTTGAAGCCCCAATGTCTAGTGTAGGTGTGCAAGATGAAAACAAACTCACTGCCTCAGAAACAGAAGGACGATATGAAGCTGCTATGATCACTACAAGTGTGACAGAAGAATGTGAGATAGTCCTGATTAGTGCAGCACCACAAGCTGAAGGTCAGCTCATTGTAGCAGAAGGAGATGAAGACGCCATTATCTCTCCGAATGCATCAGAGGATTGTAAGATTGTGGAGACCAGTGCAACTGTAGAGGAACAGTTTGAACTAGCGGCTTTCAATGCAGATGCAAAAAGCAAGGGTTCTGTGATTTTTGTGGGAGACTGTGGAACTCCTGTGCTTAGAGTTGCCACCAACAGTGAAGATCAACACACTGCTTCGAGTATAGGAGATAAAGAAGAAGGGGCAGTGATCACTCTGAGCACGATGGAAGAATGCGATAGTCTCTTCACCTTTGCAGTCATAGAAGAAAGTCAGCTTGCTGCTGAGAGTACAGAAGTAAAAGATAAAAGTGAGCAAATTTTTAATACTGCTAACCAGATTGAATGCATCCTATCAACTACAAGCccagaaaaaagtaataattctTTGCTTGTCATTGGTAGAGAGAATGAGACCTCTGATAACATTGTGAAGGGAGAATCCTTAGCATCTCAAACCACAGCAGAGAATGAAATCacagaaacagatgaaaattCAGTGAACCTTCTTAGTGTAGCTGAAGCCCTTTGTGTGGAGATTAGTACGGAGACTGCTGTGAGTGCAAGCCCTTCCACAGAGGCAAATGAAGATGATGAGGAAGCTGAAGATGATGTTTCACATGAGGATGTTGCATCAGGACTCTCTTGTGTGATTTCAGAAGCAGCAATGGAGAATGAAACCCTGAGGAATATAAACTATAAATTTAATTCAAACTTGCTATTGGaaagtgatttttctgaaataaggaCTCCACTGCCTAGGGCACAGGCTCTTTCCTTAGTTTCTCCAAATGCAGTGACTGTAAATACCAACCATGGTGAAGTGACTATAGAAGCAGAATTAGGGGGAAAAAGTGACTTCTCTGTGTTGCACGTGGAAGAGCTATATGAAAGTGATGACAAGACGAACTTGGTCAAAATAGATGATATTGGAATTGAAGTTACTTTCCAAAAAAATAGCACAACCTTTAATTCag gcAATAACGCAGCTTTACCAAACTTGGCGGAAGAACTAGAATTTGAAACTAACTTGAGAACTGAAGAg CCACAACAGCATGAAAGCCCGAGAAGTGAAGGTGTATATGTGGAACTTCGTACTAAAGAGTTTCCAAAAG tagacttGCAGCAGAGGAATATTGATGTGGAAGAAGAAACTATTCGC GTGGAAAACATGGATCACCAGATAACTGAAGAACATGGAAGGAGAGGAATGAAATCTAACATAGCGGATATAGAAAAAT